The DNA sequence GGCCAAGTCTCATAATGGTCCTGCTTTTATTGAAGTTCTGATCGACCGCGATGACTGCAGTAAAAATCTGCTGGTCTGGGGCAGTCATGTAGCCAAGAACAATGGTCGACCTCCACGTGTGAACTGAGCTGATACACATACATTGTATCAGGAAGACGAGTCCGTCACCGACAACAGAGAAACAGGAACGACAACCATGGAAGAGTTCTGTGACCTGCCGGAAGGAAAACTGATACTGCGCACGCTGGCCATGCCGGCAGATACGAATGCCAACGGAGACATCTTCGGCGGCTGGATCATGTCTCAGATGGATATTGCCGGAGGGATTCTATCAAAAGAGGTCGCAGGCACCCGCACCGTCACGATTGCGGTGGAGTCGATGAAATTCATTCGCCCGGTCAAGGTGGGAGACGTTGTCTGTTGTTTTGGCCAGGTTGATCGGATTGGAACAACTTCGATTACCCTCTCGCTCGAGGTCTGGGTCCAGCCAGTGCTGCGACACGAAGCGTCCGACTGCCCCCGTTTTAAAGTCACCGAAGCCGCCTTTACCTACGTGGCCATCGATGATCAGGGAAACAAAACGCCCATTGTTCAGCAGGACTGCTGATTGAGACCGGTCCGTTTATGGGCCGTTGTCTGTTGCTGGTGATGCGATCCGGGTACAATTCAGGAGACTCCCTGAGTCAGATCGCAGTCATTCCATCAGCAAACATTCTGAGTGACACACTCACAGCCGGAACCCTTCTACTCCGGTCGACGCAGTGTGCGAAAGGACCGGACTCTCATGAAGACAGTGGCGATTATTGGAGGCGGATTCAGCGGGACCATGGCAGCGGTGAATCTGGCACGATTGAGTGACGGTCCGCTCTGCATTCAACTGATCAATGACCGCTATCCACTGGGGCGTGGCGTCGCTTA is a window from the Gimesia benthica genome containing:
- the yciA gene encoding acyl-CoA thioester hydrolase YciA, whose protein sequence is MEEFCDLPEGKLILRTLAMPADTNANGDIFGGWIMSQMDIAGGILSKEVAGTRTVTIAVESMKFIRPVKVGDVVCCFGQVDRIGTTSITLSLEVWVQPVLRHEASDCPRFKVTEAAFTYVAIDDQGNKTPIVQQDC